The following is a genomic window from Pseudomonas purpurea.
AACCCAGGTGTTCCTGGTCCTGGATGATCGCGTTGTCCAGCGTTTCCAACAGGGCCTTGCGTACCTTGAGCTTGGTATTCTTGTGCGCGGTCATGTTGATCTTCTTCAACTGACGCGCTGCGGCCAACGCGGCACCTTGCAGTTCTTCGGCAGCAACGACCTTGTCGAGGAAACCGGCATCCACTGCGCTTTGCGGGTCGAACATCTCGCCGTTGATGACCGAACGGTGGAACGCCGACTTGCGCAGACGATCACGGGCCAGTTCGATACCGGCGTAGTGCATGGTCATGCCGATCTGTACTTCGTTCAGGCCAATGCTGAACGGGCCGTCTACACCAATCCGGTAATCCGCGGACAGCAGAATAAACGCACCCTTGGCCACTGCATGCCCAGGGCACGCCACGATCACCGGGAAGGAGTGCGACAACAGGCGACGG
Proteins encoded in this region:
- a CDS encoding crotonase/enoyl-CoA hydratase family protein: MSELISYHLEDGIATLTLSNGKVNAISPDVIAAFNAALDRAVTDRAVVIITGQPGILSGGYDLKVMTAGPKEAVSLVTAGSTLARRLLSHSFPVIVACPGHAVAKGAFILLSADYRIGVDGPFSIGLNEVQIGMTMHYAGIELARDRLRKSAFHRSVINGEMFDPQSAVDAGFLDKVVAAEELQGAALAAARQLKKINMTAHKNTKLKVRKALLETLDNAIIQDQEHLG